Proteins from one Xenopus tropicalis strain Nigerian chromosome 1, UCB_Xtro_10.0, whole genome shotgun sequence genomic window:
- the larp6-like.1 gene encoding La ribonucleoprotein domain family, member 6 (The RefSeq protein has 3 substitutions compared to this genomic sequence), producing the protein MSSPCCSSQRSPSSSRSIPVGVQQHSFDSGLVLRERNNSSCHHSQNDHLDSLDGSFFDFTETLDDSSYEGDSGIPDLKLVRKIVSQVEFYLSDENLSHDAFLLKHVQKNKMGYVSIKLLTSFKKIKYLTRDWRKTLYALRFSEQLEVNEEETKVRRKNPLPDYLLGLPPTKQLLVWNISDPEKRSFSCQQKNLMEIVTSVFATYGLITSIRILKPGKEVPSDIRKYMSRYPELSTRNCALVEYESLEGARKALEALSGKVSSTNIDRIKVIPVSGRGTRKKNVIDTAEQEDLDLPDKKMTRKEIRAMERLQYTTEDSSFYSSSESDSTPASPVLAPRYLSPLTFSSPSMMFKPPFFSSPRPSTLYARKSLSFSPHNPSPLASELGIGDYPSPGTSPEFSRKILDHSAENAMSSTSPWVQRRRAAAHNLLLESKPLPCSPLAVKKLPVSLGLNNAVVRHPYGPDGSKGFHNCIGRGKLILRH; encoded by the exons ATGTCCTCTCCTTGTTGTTCATCCCAAAGATCTCCATCCAGCAGCCGCAGCATTCCTGTTGGTGTGCAACAGCACTCTTTTGACTCCGGTCTGGTTTTGAGAGAAAGAAATAACAGTAGCTGCCATCACAGTCAGAATGATCACCTTGATAGCCTGGACGG gagtttCTTTGACTTTACTGAAACACTGGATGATTCTTCTTATGAAGGAGACAGTGGAATCCCTGACTTGAAACTTGTTCGAAAAATTGTAAGTCAGGTAGAATTCTACTTATCGGATGAGAATTTGTCCCATGATGCTTTCCTGCTTAAGCATGTCCAGAAGAACAAGATGGGTTATGTCAGCATAAAACTCCTCACATCTTTTAAAAAG ATAAAATACCTGACAAGAGACTGGAGGAAAACTCTTTATGCTCTGCGGTTTTCAGAACAACTTGAGGTCAATGAAGAAGAGACTAAAGTAAGACGGAAAAACCCATTACCAGACTATCTTCTTGGACTTCCACCCACCAAGCAGTTATTGGTTTGGAATATATCTGATCCAGAGAAAAGATCTTTTAGTTGCCAACAAAAAAATTTAATGGAAATTGTGACTTCTGTTTTTGCCACTTATGGCTTAATCACTTCCATTCGCATTTTGAAACCAGGAAAGGAAGTTCCAAGTGACATTAGAAAGTACATGTCAAGGTATCCAGAACTATCTACTAGGAATTGTGCTTTAGTAGAATATGAGAGTTTAGAAGGAGCCAGAAAGGCTCTTGAAGCACTTAGTGGGAAAGTGTCCTCTACAAATATTGACAGGATCAAGGTAATCCCTGTAAGTGGTCGcggtacaagaaaaaaaaatgtaattgatacTGCAGAACAAGAAGACTTAGACCTACCAGACAAAAAGATGACAAGAAAAGAAATTAGAGCCATGGAAAGACTTCAATACACAACTGAAGATTCTTCATTCTATAGTTCATCTGAATCAGATAGTACTCCTGCTTCCCCAGTCTTGGCACCACGGTATCTTTCACCTCTAACTTTTTCCAGCCCTAGTATGATGTTTAAGCCACCTTTCTTTAGTAGCCCACGCCCCAGCACCTTATATGCTCGTAAAAGCCTGTCTTTTTCTCCTCATAACCCTTCTCCGTTAGCTTCTGAACTAGGAATTGGAGATTACCCAAGCCCTGGCACAAGCCCAGAGTTTTCCCGTAAAATTTCAGACCACTCTGCAGAAAATGCAATGAGCTCTACTAGTCCTTGGGTCCAACGCCGCAGGGCTGCAGCCCACAACCTACTACTAGAAAGTAAGCCACTACCATGTAGCCCTCTTGCACTTAAGAAGTTGCCAGTTTCTCTTGGCTTAAATAATGGGGTCGTTCGTCACCCATATGGGCCAGATGGCAGTAAAGGGTTCCACAATTGCATTGGCAGGGGGAAGCTGATACTACGGCACTAA